The genomic stretch taaaatgaaaagaaaagaaatattaatctttatatataaatcaatttatacgttaaaaaaaaaaaaccaaaaaaatataaaatataaaatatattgtatatatatttatttatttatttatttatttattcattcataCAATGTGTGCCCTCTTTAACTACCGACATTCTTTGCATCTTTCTTAATTTGTATCATGATAACATCAACGGATGGAAggttttgtatatataaaggtGGTTGtatattagaaaatatttttttggtcAATTGATAGAAACGTGTAAAGTATAACAAAATTTGagtatttaataattttaatatattgaatGCATTgtctatatttataaatgaagtaataatattatttctgatgtttttaaataaaagtttccaattttttgtaaattgAATAGCTATATTTTCCATAGAAATAAAATCAACATgtgataaataataattatgatgatcatcattattattgttctttatatttttattatatatatcttcttttatagtattaattatattttcatgtttgtttacaaataaaataatatcttttatatatatatttaattcatattctatataagttgttatttctttttttaataatttttcaaatgtacatattttctcttgtaatttattttgttttaatatataaataatataataataattattaattaaaaataataatttttcttttggaCATACCAATTCATTATCTATACTTAttaatgtatgtataatagcTCCTTCTAATTTTGATATCAAATTAgtaattttcttatattttaaaaaataattattttttttatccgaTATACTTGTATTATTTActtctttatcattttttaatttgtctTCCATAGTTACATTCtcatcatatattttgtttaaataACTATTCTCATTTGAATGTgcacaaatattattattattattatgtttccttttttctGTAGTTATTTTAGattcatctttatttttttctataccctcattattatgttttacaaaatttacatttttatcatataaattttccATTATTATATCTTCTTTAAATTGTTCAtttgataatttatttttatccgCTTCGCcatgtaatatattacatcctttctgatcattataattttttctatcCATCTCTATTTTATCAACTTTTTCTTCCATATTCATGAGATgttgatttttattttccttgaGTTTTTGCTCTTGATATCCAACTTTTACTTTTTGCTtatctattttttctttataataagTGTCTATATGAAAACACAAATTAGATAATATAACTACAGAGCAATAAAAATctgtaaatttttttgtaacaCTATGTACTTCTTGTGTTTTTAAAATAGTTGAAAAATGAAGtgaatgttttttttcttcttgatTATTCAGATTCGTGTTCAAATGTTTGTTAgttatatcattttgtttaATGTTCACAAGatgtgtatttttatttgcttgtgttttatatatacccaAATTGTTTGTGAGTtcgatatttttattcatacaataattattatgattatgataataatgttgactaatgttattattataatgattatctttatctttatcgttatcttcattatcactctttttatcttcattatcactctttttatcttcattatccaattttttattttcattatccaTGTTGTTATCTTCATTATCACCcttattatcaccattttgataattattactatGAACATTTGTAAAATTTTCAAACTTATCAAATGTCAAATTATTTATGTGacatgttttattttgataatgTTCAAgttcatttgtatttatCTTAGCATTAAAATTTGACGAAACGTATTTCTTCTCATCTAACCTTTTCTTATTTAAGGAATCAAGATTTTCTTgaataatgtaatatattttatcccATAAAAAAGTTTGAATTCTTtgaatatacacataaagGGTTAcgatatttcttttatacataatataagcATAATATAggttcataatatatacacaatataaagatataacaTCATACGTTTGTATAGTATAAAAATAGATAAAATCAAAACACAGAGATATGGTCTTTGAATATATctctaaaaataaaaaatcagGTGATTCAtaatctttaaaaaaattcaaaataaaataatattctaaAGAACCAGTatctaaaaataatttatttattgatttgTATATTTCTTCAAAATGGTAGATTAAATTGTCTAAGTCCGAAATTAAGGACACTGgatattctttatttattttgttttcaaAAGTTTTTTCATTGTTTATCCTATTATAAttcttaatataattataattattcataataatgttctcattattattgtcattattattgtcatttatattatcatcatttatattatcatcatatatattatcatcatttatattatcatcatttatattatcatcatttatattatcatcatttatattatcatcatttatattatcatcatttatattatcatcatttatattatcatcatttatattatcatcatttatattatcatcatttatattatcatcatttatattatcatcatttatattatcatcatttatattatcatcatttatattatcatcatttatattaatatcattttttttttcttcctttgtTTTGTTAAAATAACACATATCATACAACACTTTATGTCGACAATTTAAggagaaaatattttcatccgGTTCTTCATATGTGTTACatgtattatcatttttggGGTTGATCCCTAAAAAATTCATCATGGTTTTTTTTGCATTTTGAAAAGttacattattcatatttgaCGATATGATATCCAGATGGTTGTTACTAcaactattattataataataattattataattattataattataattattattattattatttatgttgatattatttatgtcGACATCGTTAATGTTTATATTGTTAATGTTTATATTGTTAATGTTTATATTGTTAATGTTTATATTGTTAatgtttatatttctattcacgcttatcttattatttacatttcttTCAACTTGTGAGTTGTAATTATTTGTAAATCCAAcatttgaattatttataaaagtacaatttttattattttttatttttttttgcatattcgttatataatttttaaataaatggaaatattttttattcataacaTGGATATATTCTTTCAAAAGATAATTATACACATGTCTGttgttattaaaaagaaaagtatTTAATTCAAAAAAGGTTAGTAGATTTtgttgtataatataaatatcggtatttttattttttatattatttattttttcaaggaagaagaaataaattcGATCTactgattttttttttaatttttctaattCTATATATGAGTATTTAATACTTGgataaatatcatataaacaATGTTTACaattttcaattttatttgttaagatatgtatatttttaataaattcttGATTTATATctccatatattatatttctaatTAGTTGGggtgtaataataattattttaatatatgtatttaaaagCTCTAAGATTATTTTACGATTTGTtaatttgttatttataCTTTGTGTTAActtttcaatattattaatatccttacatatatattgtatatcaTGTTGATTTGTAATCAATATATTATCGATATATGCATGTGCCTCTatacaattatttatttggtaGTTTGTATTTAAGGTTTCTTTATCCTGTCCATCAAAATACTCTAAAACTTCATtcgtatatttatatagtttGTTATCtatactttttaaaatagttttcattatatcattattattatcatcattataattttcatgtAATGTATGGATCTTATCTTTTGAAGTTTCTCTTCCTAATGTTGTAGCATTCTCTTcactattataataatattcctttttatcattttcatcttcatttataatttcatcgtcatttataatttcatCGTCATTttcatccttttttttttttttttttatatttttttcttgctCTTTCTTGTaatctattttattttgtatatctttAATCATGATAGACCTATAActtttacatttattaagTTCGTATATCCttttgtaataatttaaaacgTAAGTATCCTTCTTAAATTTCTGAATCAAATCAGATACTTCTTCATATCCTTCCATCGATTAAaacacaaaaatataaatacattgaTAAAGCTAATTTAAATGTTTATCatacaaaattttatatatatattatatatatatatatatatatgtacatatatatacatatatatatttttttttttattttattttattttattttatttttccccCTCCTGTTTAATACTAgctcatttttaaaaaagaaaaaaattatatttcaaaattttaacaaaataataattatgtaaatataaatgtggATAATAAGATGGCGGCaagtttttatttgtttaaaaaTCTTTTCTGAGAATacgtatataaatatatgttatatgtaACATAAAAGggattaatatattatatatatatattatatatatatatatatatatatatatataatatatgtattatgcATGTGAATAAGCACTtgattttcaaaaaaaataatatatacaaaaatataataaaataaaatatatataaataaatatgcatatatgttttatgttacgtatatatttaatcatAGCCTGTTGTATGATATCCAATTTGTAatctttaattttaattttaatcttaatttttttaaacattcaaatataattacataaaatatataaataaagatatgtatattataattttatagatattattattttttttttttttatataattaaatattttagtgTATAAactgtataatatattattatatatatatatatatatatatatatatttatttatttatttatttatttatttattttattttattttttttttttttgttggtgattttttaaaaaaaatgcaaaTTAAGAAGGAAATAAAGTCAAATGAAAGTAAGatccaaataaaaaaagaagaaaaagataaaaacaaaataaatggaATAAACAAAACAAGCAatctaaataataaaataaaacaacatGTTATGAAGAAGGCAGGAAATGATATCaacaagaagaaaaaaaagaaaaaaaaaaagaaaaaaaaaaaaaccatgaaaaataagataaagaatgaagaaaaaaacaataatacaAACAACATCaagaaaacaaaacaaaaaaatttatgtgaCACAACAAATAATTTATGCACAAGAAAGAGTGTAAGCACCAATAATCAAtctatagaaaataataatgaacatCAATTTaacgatgatgatgatatagTTGTAGATTTTGAACTTATTGATCCGGAGGAAATATACaaagaaaatatacatatcttATTAAAAGGTAGCGAattgttttataatattacatgtTTTGATaagttaataaatataatatgtgatCAACAAAATATTGGGAAACTCATAAGTGTATCAaatgaaaaggataatattatatcctTCATGacaataattaatattaatcaatatgatgaaataaaaaacttGAAAGAATTTCttataaacaaaattaacaaaattaacaaaatcaacaataataataatgatattaatgataataataataataatatacaagaatttaaaaacattttgttaaataatgataaacatGTAGGTTTAGTCATTACTAATAGAATTATTAATTGCCCCATTAAATTAATacctttattatatgaaaatgttTATGAAGATATACTATGGTCACAACAAATTGAAGATATTGATccggaagaaaaaaaattttatttttttgattacTTACTTTTTTATACGAAAGCATACAAACAAAATTTAAATGACGATTTGATTTTTTCGAATTATGAAGagcaatatttttttcataaaagtATTCATTATGTTATGTGGaacaataacaatataaagaaattttttgaaatacAAAAAGACGAAAAAAAGGAACTGGCGTGCAAAGAATATTTGATTCTTTTCCTCGTTCCTATGAGTGCCGTCAGGGATGTAATAACGACAATAAGTTCAATAAccaaatgataaaaaaaaaaaaaaaaaaaaaaaaaaaaaaaaaaaaatatatatatatataatatataatatataatatatatattaaaatgtaagATActccataatatatatatatatatatatgtatattttttttttatgacaatttattatatatgtgcacatataattttacaaaataattaatatatttctttcttttttttttttttttgtgttctcatatacatatatatacatatatatttttgagtGCTAAAAAAACCGCTTTATAAAATTTGAAGAGCAAACATTTAAATTGTCttgttatgataataatatgtactCGTCTCTCCCACTTTTCTCATTAAAAAGTGCGCTTGAATTTTGTTCAGAGTCTTTAGGATAGATACCTAAAGATTCCTTCATATatctttttacattttttgatTTTGAACCGAATTGTAtagctttttttttaaaaaacataacatctttaaaatttaaaaaatacatagaCATCCTAAGAATCCacttattaattttttcagtTTTCATacgttcatatatataattacattcatttaatatatgtgtattaagATAATTGAATTGttcttcatatattaaaGTATGCTCATTCATATATTCTGTATTGAATGTGTTATATGGTTCTTCcatttcttcatcatcattatttaagTTTTCATTTTTGTGACATTTGTTTATGTTACCTTCATTTGTGTTAATATATCCCATGGGTGTTTcaataatacaaaaaggtaaagaaaataaaaaattaatcatAAGCATATCTAGATATggatagaaaatatatttttttttaaaacttgAGAAAGTAATAACACGATCATCACGATATAAATTTCGTATCCATATTCTTCTAATATCTTTAATCATCTCacacattttataatttttatttatttttgctaattttttattaaaattgtttTGTCTATAATATCCTCCAAATAATTCATCTGCTCCACTACCTATAATTAACAACTGATGGTTACACATATAAAatgatttttctttttcattatcgtaattattatttggataatatatatttttattaaaataattcaaatgGGTATCATTATAAGTagattttgttttttcttttttttgtctttCATCACCGTCTTCATTAgaatcatcatttatattatcattatttataaacattttatttttattgttttttttaccttcttttttattttttcctttcgaCGAAAAtaagttttttattttttcaagaTTGTGTTTTTCGTTTATCTCACTTTTTTCAGATGCAAATTGATGAATAAAATCTCTTTGTATATACTCTTCATCACATAAAggatgtttattattttttataatttcttcatggtatttattttttttatactctTCATCACATAAAGgaagtttattattttttataatttcttcatggtatttattttttttatactctTCATCACATAAAGgaagtttattattttttataatttcttcatggtatttattttttttatactctTCATCACATAAAGgaagtttattattttttataatttcttcatggtatttattttttttatactctTCATCACATAAAGgaagtttattattttttataatttcttcatggtatttattttttttatactctTCATCACACAAAGGatgtttatcattttttataatttctccatggtaattattttttttatactctTCATCACACAAAGGatgtttatcattttttataatttcttcatggtatttattttttttatactctTCATCACACAAAGGatgtttatcattttttataatttctccatggtatttattttctttatattcttgttttttgttcattttgtctttttttaattctttcttAAATTCTGCAAAGAGATAtcctatttttttataatcgtATAATTTATCTTTATGTATAATGCATTGTCTAAATAATTCAAAGTTGATGAgtattctttctttttttacaattaaatatatattctttttatttttatttttattttctttattatattgaatTTCATACATTCCAATGAAATCCttctcatcattattattatcaccatcattatcatcaatattattatcatcattattattatcatcatcattattattatcaccatcattattatcatcattattatcatcatcattatcag from Plasmodium falciparum 3D7 genome assembly, chromosome: 13 encodes the following:
- a CDS encoding vacuolar protein sorting-associated protein 52, putative; amino-acid sequence: MEGYEEVSDLIQKFKKDTYVLNYYKRIYELNKCKSYRSIMIKDIQNKIDYKKEQEKNIKKKKKKDENDDEIINDDEIINEDENDKKEYYYNSEENATTLGRETSKDKIHTLHENYNDDNNNDIMKTILKSIDNKLYKYTNEVLEYFDGQDKETLNTNYQINNCIEAHAYIDNILITNQHDIQYICKDINNIEKLTQSINNKLTNRKIILELLNTYIKIIIITPQLIRNIIYGDINQEFIKNIHILTNKIENCKHCLYDIYPSIKYSYIELEKLKKKSVDRIYFFFLEKINNIKNKNTDIYIIQQNLLTFFELNTFLFNNNRHVYNYLLKEYIHVMNKKYFHLFKNYITNMQKKIKNNKNCTFINNSNVGFTNNYNSQVERNVNNKISVNRNININNININNININNININNININDVDINNININNNNNNYNYNNYNNYYYNNSCSNNHLDIISSNMNNVTFQNAKKTMMNFLGINPKNDNTCNTYEEPDENIFSLNCRHKVLYDMCYFNKTKEEKKNDININDDNINDDNINDDNINDDNINDDNINDDNINDDNINDDNINDDNINDDNINDDNINDDNINDDNINDDNINDDNIYDDNINDDNINDNNNDNNNENIIMNNYNYIKNYNRINNEKTFENKINKEYPVSLISDLDNLIYHFEEIYKSINKLFLDTGSLEYYFILNFFKDYESPDFLFLEIYSKTISLCFDFIYFYTIQTYDVISLYCVYIMNLYYAYIMYKRNIVTLYVYIQRIQTFLWDKIYYIIQENLDSLNKKRLDEKKYVSSNFNAKINTNELEHYQNKTCHINNLTFDKFENFTNVHSNNYQNGDNKGDNEDNNMDNENKKLDNEDKKSDNEDKKSDNEDNDKDKDNHYNNNISQHYYHNHNNYCMNKNIELTNNLGIYKTQANKNTHLVNIKQNDITNKHLNTNLNNQEEKKHSLHFSTILKTQEVHSVTKKFTDFYCSVVILSNLCFHIDTYYKEKIDKQKVKVGYQEQKLKENKNQHLMNMEEKVDKIEMDRKNYNDQKGCNILHGEADKNKLSNEQFKEDIIMENLYDKNVNFVKHNNEGIEKNKDESKITTEKRKHNNNNNICAHSNENSYLNKIYDENVTMEDKLKNDKEVNNTSISDKKNNYFLKYKKITNLISKLEGAIIHTLISIDNELVCPKEKLLFLINNYYYIIYILKQNKLQEKICTFEKLLKKEITTYIEYELNIYIKDIILFVNKHENIINTIKEDIYNKNIKNNNNDDHHNYYLSHVDFISMENIAIQFTKNWKLLFKNIRNNIITSFINIDNAFNILKLLNTQILLYFTRFYQLTKKIFSNIQPPLYIQNLPSVDVIMIQIKKDAKNVGS
- a CDS encoding protein BCP1, putative; its protein translation is MQIKKEIKSNESKIQIKKEEKDKNKINGINKTSNLNNKIKQHVMKKAGNDINKKKKKKKKKKKKKTMKNKIKNEEKNNNTNNIKKTKQKNLCDTTNNLCTRKSVSTNNQSIENNNEHQFNDDDDIVVDFELIDPEEIYKENIHILLKGSELFYNITCFDKLINIICDQQNIGKLISVSNEKDNIISFMTIININQYDEIKNLKEFLINKINKINKINNNNNDINDNNNNNIQEFKNILLNNDKHVGLVITNRIINCPIKLIPLLYENVYEDILWSQQIEDIDPEEKKFYFFDYLLFYTKAYKQNLNDDLIFSNYEEQYFFHKSIHYVMWNNNNIKKFFEIQKDEKKELACKEYLILFLVPMSAVRDVITTISSITK